The following proteins are encoded in a genomic region of Thermus sp. LT1-2-5:
- a CDS encoding AAA family ATPase, with protein MRLRLLGMFSLGLLLFGGGGVLVYTGVVEREWFMVFYGAAMILGGVHFFTGRLGALQPFLAVFFLGSAVLLVLYALEGGGGDAMMALSLAVGFGGLGYYMWRTPRHVVRRAAPLKVSLPVVRGVSLDRVDFDRLLSRLRERVIGQEAAVEAVVRGLKRKAAGLSRKEKPFSAMLAGPTGTGKTELAKALAEELGRPLVRYDMNAYGDSHTVAGLVGSPPGFIGSEKPGRLYEDLARYPNAVVLFDEMEKAHPSVLDPLLQLLDEGRFQELSKGLVAHAPEAILLFTTNLMAREAFEGRDLPDHLLRGRLVHMGLRPEFVNRLDVVVTFRPFTEEALKKVAELHLKGYLRRWMEEAGLSLEVKVDPGVYDLLLKACDVRFGARDLQRVIESFLGDPLADAYLKTRGGFREIRVYPQGEEIALELR; from the coding sequence TTGAGGTTGAGGCTTTTGGGGATGTTTTCCTTGGGCCTCCTTCTCTTCGGCGGTGGAGGGGTTCTCGTTTATACCGGGGTGGTGGAGCGGGAGTGGTTCATGGTCTTTTACGGGGCGGCCATGATCCTCGGGGGGGTGCACTTCTTCACCGGGCGGCTTGGCGCGCTCCAGCCTTTCCTGGCGGTTTTCTTCCTTGGTTCGGCGGTCCTTTTGGTCCTCTACGCTTTGGAGGGAGGGGGGGGTGATGCGATGATGGCTTTGTCCCTAGCCGTGGGCTTTGGCGGTCTGGGTTACTACATGTGGCGGACCCCCAGGCACGTGGTGAGGCGGGCGGCCCCCCTCAAGGTGTCCTTGCCCGTGGTGCGGGGGGTTTCCCTGGACCGGGTGGATTTTGACCGCCTCCTTTCCCGCTTGCGGGAGAGGGTCATCGGGCAGGAAGCGGCGGTGGAGGCGGTGGTGCGGGGGCTCAAGCGTAAGGCGGCGGGGCTTTCCCGGAAGGAAAAGCCCTTTTCCGCCATGCTCGCCGGGCCCACGGGGACGGGGAAGACGGAGCTAGCCAAGGCTTTGGCGGAGGAGCTCGGGCGTCCCTTGGTGCGGTACGACATGAACGCTTACGGGGACAGCCACACGGTGGCCGGATTGGTGGGCTCCCCGCCCGGCTTCATAGGGTCTGAGAAGCCCGGGCGGCTTTACGAGGACCTGGCCCGCTACCCCAACGCCGTGGTCCTCTTTGACGAAATGGAAAAGGCCCACCCCTCGGTTTTGGACCCTCTCCTCCAGCTTTTGGACGAGGGGCGGTTCCAGGAGCTTTCCAAGGGGCTTGTGGCCCACGCTCCCGAGGCGATCCTGCTTTTCACCACCAACCTCATGGCCCGGGAAGCCTTTGAGGGACGGGATTTGCCCGACCACCTCCTCCGGGGGCGGTTGGTCCACATGGGGCTCAGGCCGGAGTTTGTGAACCGCCTGGATGTGGTGGTGACTTTCCGTCCTTTCACCGAGGAGGCGCTCAAGAAGGTGGCGGAGCTGCACCTCAAGGGGTACCTGAGGCGCTGGATGGAGGAGGCGGGGCTTTCCCTTGAGGTGAAGGTGGACCCTGGGGTCTACGACCTTCTCCTCAAGGCTTGCGACGTGCGCTTTGGGGCCCGGGATCTACAGCGGGTGATCGAGTCCTTCTTGGGCGATCCCCTGGCGGACGCTTACCTCAAGACCCGGGGAGGTTTCCGGGAGATCAGGGTTTATCCCCAGGGGGAGGAGATTGCCCTGGAGCTCCGATGA
- a CDS encoding transposase has translation MKKPKAVPPQVKFQAALEAIKGEKSLVELARIYNVHPNTILKWKAELMEKGATVFSNETQEKELEKRIRDLEQLIGKKEVEIALLKKPNLRFA, from the coding sequence ATGAAGAAGCCCAAAGCGGTACCGCCACAAGTGAAGTTTCAAGCCGCTCTGGAGGCCATCAAGGGGGAGAAGAGCCTGGTGGAACTCGCCCGCATCTACAACGTCCACCCCAACACCATCCTGAAGTGGAAGGCAGAGCTTATGGAGAAGGGGGCCACCGTCTTCTCCAACGAGACCCAGGAGAAGGAGCTGGAGAAGAGGATCCGCGACCTGGAGCAGCTCATCGGCAAGAAGGAAGTGGAGATCGCCCTCCTAAAAAAGCCGAACCTACGCTTCGCGTGA
- a CDS encoding transposase, with amino-acid sequence MSKFRGPDQLAHVPQSEREAVAEELKEVFTVKRRSTAESLAQGFMERYRERYRRAVEVFAQGIEEALTYLEFPGSHQGQIKSTNVLERLFREVKRRTKVVGVFPSEKSLANLATVVMLRASEDWAFRRYMDMGPLWAAEEKPTKKAT; translated from the coding sequence GTGTCTAAGTTCAGGGGGCCGGATCAGCTAGCCCACGTGCCGCAATCGGAGCGGGAGGCGGTAGCGGAGGAGCTCAAGGAGGTTTTCACGGTGAAGCGGCGGAGCACCGCTGAGTCCTTAGCCCAAGGTTTCATGGAGCGCTACCGGGAGCGGTATAGGCGGGCGGTGGAGGTGTTTGCCCAGGGGATAGAGGAGGCGTTGACCTATCTGGAGTTTCCTGGTAGCCACCAGGGGCAGATCAAGAGCACGAATGTGCTGGAGCGGCTTTTCCGGGAGGTGAAGCGGAGGACCAAGGTGGTGGGGGTATTCCCGAGCGAAAAGAGCCTGGCCAACCTGGCCACGGTGGTGATGCTCAGGGCCAGTGAGGACTGGGCGTTCAGGCGCTACATGGACATGGGCCCCCTCTGGGCCGCGGAGGAGAAACCCACAAAAAAGGCTACTTGA
- a CDS encoding N-6 DNA methylase — MPRRNAPEDPLSRWLSTEFTGPERSYNPLVRDFLAHLLGYPEDRVITEDPQGRGLADVVLYTPEGDPWVVGEFKKDDGYLQDSSRTQALWQEKRKYITGFTRYVLFLTPKHLQLRDPTGKVLLRLDLTRETTESLRERLALISYGRANHEHLWTTYTRGELPYAYLELDEANTRKLKEDLLASFNELTKATERALERLQREYEDHQKRIEALKKNLGSIGKEETLRRALMRLEKEFPERLKALFQVYLPRFADQYAREVEGNEAPTNPVIREAFAADSAAALMARVLFLRFLEDLNLTKRRLTNGGPERWQEFVEFLSQRATALLKVASLDLSHAYREPFEDEMFAWVLETNGELDRALQRLLLRVNAYNFSTLSEEILGDIYQSFLPPPKRKRLGEFYTPKEVVDYILRETALAHPGGNPRVLDPACGSGSFLVRYLHHRLKDAQERGVDLEPKELSDTIWGFDLNPFAAYITLFQLLWGFLRLKRERPQIHVYNLNSLLDDNEVAQIIGQEHLSPGERERDTGEWDYVVGNPPYIRAERAKYGEAIRDLYKEVWGQNGDTGLLFLWRALKGSGTTDKPWVKPGGKLGMVVSGGYASSEAAAPVWSLLWPGKGYTLRKLVWLEFVGKVWDANVIPMILIVERRPNRENDTVEIWVPSSWPKTSPDPGEVAHIPYRDFFDPKVNPVARPQTGINGYGEYLLPLLKEGDPELLRKLFPGGEKCTTLTTAMETQWTRHRKPQPFWWTYGIQRGGVETTEAPTGKEPVAVIAGRGLAVAWAGEPLGYVDLDQVRRRPYGKLSLWGNTEWPRNYLAVANISLVPIAALIRSGEESPVATLDSTIIGIPKKNLAEAVAAYLNSSLARWYYLVRLRSGVLEGSSRAHIYPRTLEALPWPKDPDLEVLRRLKDLYQKLEELALASRSNPKTWLQGAIEERIQKGRAFSLSAPKFGLNFHDWQEACKAGDITLEGTWLKGGLFSQLDLKDPDLARFVHLVLSMVDEEAQVKKRDLQKLQVPEDYRELLLEYERREHAFSSVPQAFLRILEEIDEAVFDLFGLTKEEREHIRKRLRQFPLNRLKPRYPWEVVRLRPLKAYTEDRYR; from the coding sequence ATGCCACGGAGGAACGCGCCCGAGGACCCCCTTAGCCGCTGGCTTAGCACCGAGTTTACCGGGCCCGAGCGGTCCTATAACCCCCTAGTTCGCGACTTCCTAGCCCATCTCCTTGGCTATCCCGAAGACCGGGTGATTACCGAAGACCCTCAAGGAAGGGGGCTCGCCGATGTGGTCCTCTACACCCCTGAAGGGGATCCCTGGGTGGTGGGGGAGTTCAAGAAGGACGACGGCTACCTCCAGGACTCCTCAAGAACCCAGGCCCTGTGGCAGGAAAAGCGCAAGTATATCACCGGCTTCACTCGCTACGTGCTCTTCCTCACGCCCAAACACCTGCAACTTCGGGACCCCACGGGTAAAGTCCTTCTCCGGCTTGACCTTACCCGAGAAACCACGGAAAGCCTGCGTGAAAGGCTAGCGCTGATCTCCTACGGGCGGGCTAACCATGAACACCTTTGGACAACCTACACCCGGGGAGAGCTACCCTACGCCTATTTGGAGCTAGACGAGGCCAACACCCGAAAGCTCAAGGAAGACCTTCTCGCTTCCTTTAACGAACTAACCAAGGCCACCGAAAGGGCCCTAGAGCGCCTGCAAAGGGAGTATGAAGACCACCAGAAGCGCATAGAGGCCCTAAAGAAAAACCTTGGCAGTATCGGCAAGGAGGAAACCCTCCGCCGGGCTTTGATGCGCTTGGAAAAGGAGTTTCCCGAGCGACTCAAGGCCCTCTTCCAGGTGTACCTTCCCCGCTTTGCCGACCAGTACGCCCGGGAAGTGGAAGGCAACGAGGCCCCGACCAACCCCGTCATCCGGGAAGCCTTCGCCGCCGACTCCGCCGCCGCCCTCATGGCCCGGGTGCTGTTCCTGCGCTTCCTGGAGGATCTCAACCTCACCAAACGCCGCCTCACCAACGGAGGACCCGAGCGCTGGCAAGAGTTCGTGGAGTTCCTTTCGCAAAGGGCCACGGCCCTCCTCAAGGTGGCCTCTCTGGACCTTTCCCACGCCTACAGGGAACCCTTTGAGGACGAGATGTTCGCCTGGGTCCTGGAAACCAACGGAGAGCTGGACCGGGCCCTGCAACGCCTCCTTTTGCGGGTGAACGCCTACAACTTCTCCACCCTCTCGGAGGAAATCCTTGGGGACATCTACCAGAGCTTCCTGCCTCCCCCCAAACGGAAGCGCCTGGGAGAGTTCTACACCCCCAAGGAGGTGGTGGACTACATCCTCCGGGAAACCGCCTTGGCCCACCCGGGGGGAAACCCAAGGGTTCTGGACCCCGCTTGCGGCTCCGGTTCCTTCCTCGTGCGCTACCTGCACCATCGGCTTAAGGACGCTCAAGAAAGAGGTGTGGACCTTGAGCCCAAGGAGCTTTCCGATACCATATGGGGCTTTGACCTCAACCCCTTCGCCGCCTACATCACCCTCTTCCAGCTCCTCTGGGGGTTCTTGCGCCTGAAACGGGAGCGGCCCCAGATCCATGTCTACAACCTCAACAGCCTGCTGGACGACAACGAAGTGGCACAAATCATCGGCCAGGAACACCTCTCCCCCGGGGAAAGGGAACGGGACACCGGGGAGTGGGACTATGTGGTGGGCAACCCGCCCTATATCCGGGCCGAAAGGGCCAAGTACGGGGAGGCCATCCGGGACCTTTATAAGGAGGTCTGGGGACAGAACGGAGACACGGGCCTCCTCTTCCTCTGGCGGGCCCTAAAGGGCTCGGGGACCACCGATAAACCCTGGGTAAAGCCCGGAGGCAAGCTGGGCATGGTGGTTTCCGGGGGCTACGCCTCTAGCGAAGCCGCGGCCCCAGTTTGGTCCCTCCTTTGGCCCGGAAAGGGGTACACCCTGCGGAAACTGGTATGGCTGGAGTTTGTGGGAAAAGTGTGGGATGCGAACGTTATCCCGATGATCCTCATCGTGGAAAGAAGGCCCAACAGAGAAAACGATACCGTTGAAATCTGGGTACCCTCGTCATGGCCCAAAACCAGCCCCGATCCGGGAGAGGTAGCCCATATCCCCTATCGGGACTTCTTTGACCCCAAAGTGAACCCCGTGGCGCGTCCCCAAACCGGCATTAACGGGTACGGGGAATACCTCCTTCCCCTACTCAAGGAAGGAGATCCAGAACTTCTAAGGAAGCTTTTCCCTGGCGGCGAAAAATGCACCACACTCACCACGGCTATGGAAACCCAATGGACCCGCCACCGGAAACCCCAGCCCTTCTGGTGGACTTACGGCATCCAACGGGGAGGGGTGGAAACCACAGAAGCACCTACGGGGAAGGAACCTGTGGCCGTAATCGCCGGCAGAGGCCTGGCGGTAGCCTGGGCGGGAGAACCTCTGGGCTACGTGGATTTGGACCAGGTCAGGAGGCGACCCTACGGCAAGTTGAGTCTTTGGGGAAACACGGAATGGCCTCGCAACTACCTTGCGGTAGCGAACATAAGCTTAGTCCCCATAGCAGCTCTTATCCGCTCAGGTGAAGAAAGCCCTGTAGCAACCTTGGATAGCACCATAATAGGCATCCCGAAAAAGAACCTCGCCGAAGCCGTAGCGGCGTACCTCAACTCCTCCCTTGCTCGGTGGTATTACCTCGTACGCCTAAGGAGTGGGGTATTGGAAGGATCCAGCAGAGCCCACATCTACCCCCGCACCCTCGAGGCCCTCCCCTGGCCCAAGGATCCTGACCTGGAGGTCTTACGCCGCCTGAAAGACCTTTACCAAAAGTTAGAGGAGCTAGCCCTAGCTTCCAGGAGCAACCCGAAAACATGGTTGCAGGGCGCCATTGAGGAGCGTATTCAGAAGGGAAGGGCCTTCTCCCTTAGCGCCCCTAAATTTGGCCTAAACTTCCACGACTGGCAAGAAGCATGTAAGGCAGGGGACATCACCTTGGAAGGCACCTGGCTCAAAGGCGGGCTTTTCAGCCAACTGGACCTCAAGGACCCCGATCTAGCCCGCTTCGTCCACCTTGTTCTGAGCATGGTGGACGAGGAAGCGCAGGTAAAGAAACGCGACCTGCAGAAGCTCCAAGTGCCCGAGGACTACCGCGAGCTCCTCTTGGAGTACGAGCGCCGGGAGCACGCCTTCTCCTCGGTTCCCCAAGCTTTTCTGCGCATTCTTGAGGAGATTGACGAGGCGGTCTTTGACCTCTTCGGCCTGACGAAGGAGGAACGGGAGCACATCCGAAAGCGCCTTCGCCAGTTCCCCTTGAACCGGCTAAAACCCCGGTACCCCTGGGAAGTGGTCAGGCTCCGGCCCCTCAAGGCATACACAGAGGACAGGTACCGCTAG
- a CDS encoding helix-turn-helix transcriptional regulator, which produces MATGVRSKVGEVLRQRRKELGLTLKQVAQALGTSDGYVWKLEQGLINLGNVPYHRLVALMKVFRWSPEEFAQATGVKVPGLTAEGVPGAPPVPLLKVPLVGTGAGAEAPASAEEPVEYLILGLPGVEVDPKDLRALAYKDGFVVYREGEEPEHGRLAVAVSKEGQKAPYPVRFLGLNSRKSFVVETLGCPPETRVLEKTEWDLHRVVGQVRLED; this is translated from the coding sequence ATGGCGACCGGAGTTCGTAGTAAAGTAGGCGAGGTTTTGCGTCAGCGGCGGAAGGAGCTGGGGTTGACGTTAAAGCAGGTAGCTCAGGCGTTAGGGACCTCAGACGGGTATGTGTGGAAGCTGGAGCAGGGGCTTATCAATCTGGGAAATGTGCCCTATCACCGTTTGGTGGCCTTGATGAAGGTGTTTCGCTGGAGCCCCGAGGAGTTTGCCCAAGCCACCGGGGTCAAGGTGCCGGGGCTCACGGCGGAAGGTGTTCCCGGAGCGCCCCCGGTGCCTCTCCTCAAGGTCCCGTTGGTGGGGACAGGGGCGGGCGCTGAAGCCCCGGCGTCAGCCGAAGAGCCTGTAGAGTACCTGATCCTTGGCCTGCCGGGAGTGGAGGTGGACCCGAAGGATCTCAGGGCTTTGGCCTACAAGGATGGGTTTGTGGTGTACCGGGAGGGCGAGGAGCCCGAACACGGCAGGCTGGCGGTGGCGGTATCCAAGGAAGGCCAGAAAGCCCCCTATCCTGTGCGGTTTCTCGGGCTCAACAGCCGCAAGAGCTTTGTGGTGGAAACCTTGGGGTGTCCCCCGGAAACCCGGGTCTTGGAAAAGACCGAGTGGGATCTCCACCGGGTAGTGGGGCAGGTCAGGTTGGAGGACTAG
- a CDS encoding valine--tRNA ligase has protein sequence MDLPKTYDPQSVEPKWAEKWAKNPFVANPKSGKPPFVIFMPPPNVTGSLHMGHALDNSLQDALIRYKRMRGFEAVWLPGTDHAGIATQVVVERLLLKEGKTRHDLGREAFLKRVWEWKEASGGTILQQLKRLGASADWSREAFTMDEKRSKAVRYAFSRYYHEGLAYRAPRLVNWCPRCETTLSDLEVETEPTPGKLYTLRYEVEGGGFIEIATVRPETVFADQAIAVHPEDERYRHLIGKRARIPLTEIWIPILADPAVEKEFGTGALKVTPAHDPLDYEIGERHGLEPVSVINLEGKMEGERVPEALRGLDRFEARRKAVELFREAGHLVKEEDYTIALATCSRCGTPIEYAIFPQWWLSMKPLAEKVIRGLERGDIAFVPERWKKVNLDWLRNVKDWNISRQLWWGHQIPAWYCEDCGAINVPRPERYLEDPTHCEACGSPRLRRDEDVFDTWFSSALWPLSTLGWPEETEDLKAFYPGDVLVTGYDILFLWVSRMEVSGYHFMGERPFKTVLLHGLFLDEKGQKMSKSKGNTIDPLELVARYGADALRFALLYLATGGQDIRLDPRWLEMARNFANKLYNAARFVLLSREGFQAKEDAPTLADRFMRSRLSRGVEEITALYEALDLAQAAREVYELVWSEFCDWYLEAAKPALKAGNAHTLRTLEEALATLLKLLHPMMPFITSELFQALTGKEELALEAWPEPGERDEEAERAFEALKQAVTAVRALKAEAGLPPGQEVRVFLEGETAPVRENLEAFRFLARAELLPERPEKALVKAMPKVTVRMPLEGLLDVEEWKKRQEKRLKELLSLAERSQRKLAAPSFREKAPKEVVAAEEARLKENLEQAERIREALSQIG, from the coding sequence ATGGACCTACCCAAGACCTACGATCCCCAGTCCGTGGAGCCCAAGTGGGCGGAGAAGTGGGCGAAGAACCCCTTCGTGGCGAACCCCAAAAGCGGCAAACCCCCCTTCGTCATCTTCATGCCGCCCCCGAACGTCACCGGAAGCCTCCACATGGGCCACGCCCTGGACAACTCCCTCCAAGACGCCCTCATCCGTTACAAGCGCATGCGGGGGTTTGAGGCGGTGTGGCTTCCCGGCACCGACCACGCCGGGATCGCCACCCAGGTGGTGGTGGAGCGCCTCCTCCTCAAGGAGGGCAAAACCCGGCACGACCTGGGCCGGGAGGCCTTCCTAAAGCGGGTTTGGGAGTGGAAGGAGGCGTCGGGGGGGACCATCCTCCAGCAGCTCAAGCGCCTGGGGGCCAGCGCCGACTGGAGCCGGGAGGCCTTCACCATGGACGAGAAGCGCTCCAAGGCGGTGCGCTACGCCTTTTCCCGCTACTACCACGAGGGCCTGGCCTACCGGGCGCCCCGCCTCGTGAACTGGTGCCCCCGGTGCGAGACCACGCTTTCCGACCTCGAGGTGGAAACCGAGCCCACCCCGGGCAAGCTCTACACCCTGCGCTACGAGGTGGAGGGGGGTGGCTTCATTGAGATCGCCACCGTCCGTCCCGAAACCGTCTTCGCCGACCAGGCCATCGCCGTCCACCCCGAGGACGAGCGCTACCGGCACCTCATCGGCAAAAGGGCCCGGATCCCCCTCACGGAGATCTGGATCCCCATCCTCGCCGACCCCGCCGTGGAGAAGGAGTTCGGCACCGGGGCCCTCAAGGTCACCCCGGCCCACGACCCCCTGGACTACGAGATCGGGGAGCGGCACGGCCTAGAGCCCGTTTCCGTCATCAACCTGGAAGGGAAGATGGAAGGCGAGCGGGTACCCGAGGCCCTCAGGGGCCTGGACCGCTTTGAGGCCCGCAGGAAGGCGGTGGAGCTTTTCCGGGAGGCGGGGCACCTGGTGAAGGAGGAGGACTACACCATCGCCCTCGCCACCTGCTCCCGCTGCGGCACCCCCATTGAGTACGCCATCTTCCCCCAGTGGTGGCTTTCCATGAAGCCCCTGGCGGAAAAGGTCATAAGGGGCCTGGAGCGGGGGGACATCGCCTTCGTGCCCGAGCGCTGGAAGAAGGTCAACCTGGACTGGCTCAGGAACGTCAAGGACTGGAACATCTCCCGCCAGCTTTGGTGGGGCCACCAGATCCCCGCCTGGTACTGCGAGGACTGCGGCGCCATCAACGTCCCGCGCCCCGAGCGCTACCTGGAAGACCCCACCCACTGCGAGGCCTGCGGAAGCCCGAGGCTCAGGCGGGACGAGGACGTCTTTGACACCTGGTTCTCCTCGGCCCTTTGGCCCCTTTCCACCCTGGGCTGGCCCGAGGAAACGGAGGACCTCAAGGCCTTCTACCCCGGGGACGTCCTGGTCACGGGGTACGACATCCTCTTCCTCTGGGTCTCCCGCATGGAGGTCTCCGGCTACCACTTCATGGGGGAAAGGCCCTTCAAGACCGTGCTCCTCCACGGCCTTTTCCTGGACGAAAAGGGCCAGAAGATGTCCAAGTCCAAGGGGAACACGATAGACCCCCTGGAGCTGGTGGCGCGCTACGGGGCCGACGCCCTTCGCTTCGCCCTCCTCTATTTGGCCACGGGGGGACAGGACATAAGGCTAGACCCCCGCTGGCTGGAGATGGCCCGCAACTTCGCCAACAAGCTCTATAACGCCGCCCGCTTTGTCCTCCTCTCCCGGGAAGGCTTCCAGGCCAAGGAGGACGCCCCCACCCTGGCGGACCGCTTCATGCGAAGCCGCCTAAGCCGGGGCGTGGAGGAGATCACCGCCCTCTACGAGGCCCTGGACCTGGCCCAGGCGGCCCGGGAGGTCTACGAGCTCGTCTGGAGCGAGTTCTGCGACTGGTACCTGGAGGCGGCCAAGCCCGCCCTCAAGGCGGGAAACGCCCACACCCTAAGGACCCTGGAGGAAGCCCTCGCCACCCTCCTCAAGCTCCTCCACCCCATGATGCCCTTTATCACCAGCGAGCTTTTCCAGGCCCTCACCGGCAAGGAGGAACTCGCCCTCGAGGCCTGGCCCGAGCCTGGAGAGAGGGACGAGGAGGCCGAGAGGGCCTTTGAGGCCCTAAAGCAAGCGGTGACGGCGGTGCGGGCCCTGAAGGCCGAGGCCGGGCTTCCCCCGGGGCAGGAGGTGCGGGTCTTTCTGGAGGGGGAGACGGCCCCCGTGCGGGAGAACCTCGAGGCCTTCCGCTTCCTGGCCCGGGCCGAGCTCCTCCCCGAAAGGCCCGAAAAGGCCCTGGTCAAGGCCATGCCCAAAGTTACCGTCCGCATGCCCCTAGAAGGCCTTCTGGACGTGGAAGAGTGGAAAAAACGCCAGGAGAAGCGGCTCAAGGAGCTCCTCTCCCTTGCGGAAAGGAGCCAGAGGAAGCTTGCCGCCCCCAGCTTCCGGGAGAAGGCCCCCAAGGAGGTGGTGGCGGCGGAGGAGGCCAGGCTTAAGGAGAACCTGGAGCAGGCGGAAAGGATCCGCGAGGCCCTCAGCCAAATAGGGTGA
- a CDS encoding IS3 family transposase → MTLGERIGLAREALAQGLAPLPIVLRALEIPRATWYYYQKQKVAADRKREEEDLRLKRAMKKVLLEHPEYGYRRVTEALKRKGIPVNHKRVHRLLQDFHLSLKRTARRPKPNPLLQIVLLAGDKADLRASLLREREPEPFALLYTDFTLLPYRGGKAWFVPILDHRTRMVVAFGLGPSPSAELALEAWAEAKAFLRTRVGGLPRVLVHHDQGGPFLSHDWVGTLLREGQRLSYSLMGAKGNPVVESFFARFKAEGGDQFLEAKSLGELRGVVEERLRYYHESRLHSGLGYRTPREVMEEALGKTWEASHGRQGEGV, encoded by the coding sequence ATGACCCTGGGCGAGCGCATCGGCCTGGCCCGCGAGGCGCTGGCCCAGGGTTTAGCTCCCCTGCCCATCGTCCTCAGGGCCCTGGAGATCCCCCGGGCCACCTGGTACTACTACCAGAAGCAGAAGGTGGCGGCGGACCGGAAGCGGGAGGAGGAAGACCTCCGCCTCAAAAGGGCCATGAAGAAGGTCTTGCTGGAACACCCCGAGTACGGCTACCGCCGGGTCACCGAGGCGCTCAAGAGGAAGGGTATCCCGGTCAACCATAAACGGGTCCACCGTCTGTTGCAGGACTTCCACCTCTCCCTGAAGCGCACCGCCCGGAGGCCCAAGCCCAACCCCCTGCTGCAGATCGTGCTTTTGGCCGGGGACAAAGCGGACCTGAGGGCCTCCCTTCTCCGGGAGAGGGAGCCGGAGCCCTTTGCGCTTCTGTACACCGACTTCACCCTTCTGCCCTACCGGGGAGGGAAGGCCTGGTTCGTGCCCATCCTGGACCATAGGACGCGGATGGTGGTGGCTTTTGGTCTAGGCCCGTCCCCTTCGGCGGAGCTGGCCCTGGAGGCCTGGGCGGAGGCCAAGGCTTTTCTCCGGACCCGGGTGGGAGGGCTCCCCAGGGTTCTGGTCCACCACGATCAGGGGGGTCCTTTTCTGAGCCACGACTGGGTGGGGACGCTTCTTAGGGAGGGGCAGCGGCTTTCCTACAGCCTGATGGGGGCGAAGGGTAACCCGGTGGTGGAGAGCTTTTTTGCGCGGTTCAAGGCGGAGGGGGGAGACCAGTTCTTGGAGGCCAAGAGCCTTGGGGAGCTAAGGGGGGTGGTGGAGGAGCGGCTACGCTACTACCACGAGAGCCGGTTGCACTCGGGGCTAGGCTACCGAACGCCGAGGGAGGTGATGGAGGAGGCGCTGGGAAAGACCTGGGAGGCGTCACACGGGAGGCAGGGTGAAGGTGTCTAA